In the genome of Streptomyces violaceoruber, the window TGTCTGCGCAACCCGCTGCAGACCATCGCCGCGCTGTCACTGATCGTCGGCATGGTCTGGCTGGTGTCCGGCGTCCTCACCCTCTACGCCGCCCTGGTCACCCAGAACCTGCCGCACCGCGGCCTGGTCACGGGGATGGCGGTACTGGCGGTCGTCGCCGGGATCGTCGTCCTCGCGCTGCCCGCGGAGTCAGCCCGTGCCCTGATCCGGCTTCTCGGCCTGTGGCTGGTCCTGCTGGGGCTGGCCGAGGCGGTGGCCGCCCTGGGGTGGCGGTCCGCGCTGCGCGGGGCACGCCCGCCGAAGGCAGGAACGCCCGCAGCCATGACCTGACCACGGGCCGGTGGAAGGAACATCGATGGCCCCGACCACCCCGGCCGGATCGCCCGACTCCGGCGGGCCTGGCGCCCGCTCCCCCGCCCTGTCGGCCGGTGAGCGGGCGGAGTACGAGCTTCTGCGCCGGCAGGCGTCGGTACGGCACCGGCGGGCCCGCGTCGCCGGCTCCTCGGTCCTTCTCCTGCTGACTCTGTTGCTCGCCCCCTTGGCCGTGGTCGCGGCTTGAGTGCATGACACCGTCTCCGACACCGACCGGTACGTGGCGACCGTGACGCCGCTGGCGTCCGCACCGGCCGTGCAGGACGCCTCGACCGACCGGCTCACCGACCGGACACCGGATCCACGGGACGTCTGCTGGCGAAGCACCGGACGTGGGCCACCGGCGCCGTCGTGGAGCGTTGACGTTGTTGTTCAGGAACGACCCCGCGGTTACCACGGTGGCGCTCGTCCTCGGGATCACCTCAGCCGCCCTGATCGCCATGGCGGTCCTGGCGGCAGCCGCGGGACCTGCGGCCAGCTCACCCGTGCCGGGTGATGCCGGGCGCTGAGTCCCATGACCACCCTGAGGTCGGTACGCAACGACGGCCCGCCCGGGACGGAGGACGGACATGAACGCGCAGACCTACCTGGCGTACGACTACCCCTTGCTCAACATGTTCTGGACGATGCTTCTGGTCTTCCTGTGGATCATGTGGTTCGTCCTGCTCTTCCGGGTCATCGGTGACATCTTCCGCGACGACCGGCTGAGCGGCTGGGCCAAGACCGGCTGGCTGGTGTTCTGCCTCCTCCTGCCTTTCCTCGGCGTATTCGTCTACGTCATCGCACGCGGGAAGAACATGGGCCGCCGGGAGACGGAACACGCCGGCGCCCGCCAGGAGGAGTTCAACGCCTACATCAGGAAGACCGCGAGCGGCGGACGGCGCTCCAGCGTCGACGAACTGGCCCGGCTCTCCGAGATCCGCGATCAGGGTGCCATCACGGACGAGGAGTTCCGCAGGGCGAAGGAGCTGGTCCTGAGCGGCCACGGCCCGGCGGAACACGCGGGCCGGGCTCCCACCACATCCAGCCCTTCCGCCCGCTGACCATCCGCACGCCACGAATCGAGGCGCACGATGACCGCCACACACACCCGGCCGACGCACTCGTCGAGGCAGGCGTGGGCGACCGGCCTGACCGTCTTCGCCGCCGTCATGCTCCTGCTCGTCGGCCTTCTCGACACCCTCCGGGGCATCATGGCCATTGCCGAGGACGACGTCTTCGTCACCACACCCGACTACATCTTCCAGTTCGACCTCACCAGCTGGGGCTGGATCCACCTCGTCCTGGGCATACTCGCCGTGATCATCGGCGCCGGGCTGCTCAGGATCGCGACGTGGGCGCGCGTGTCCGGCGTGGTCATCGCCGCACTCGTGATCCTCGCCAACTTCCTCTCCATGCCGTACTACCCGCTGTGGTCCGTCGTGATGATCACCATGTCGGGCTTCATCATCTGGGCCCTGAGCGTGATCAAGCCCGGCGGCAACCTCTACGACCTGTCCGGGGAACGCAGCCCTGACTAGACGTGTGACAGAGCGAAAGAGCAACACGTGGATGCACGAGGCGCGGACACGAGCAGGCGGCGCGTAAGGGGCGTACCGCCCGGGAGCGAGGGCGGCACCGCTCTCGCCCGCATCGCCCTGCTGGCTCTGTCGGCCTGCATCCTGGTGCCGCTCGTTACCGCCGGGCTGCGCAGCGTGCTGTGGGCTTTGACAGGCATCGCGGGACTCGCGCTCGCGGCCGTCGGCGTGTGGTGGGCCCTGGCTCATACCGGTGTCGCCCGCATCATCGGAACAGCACTGTCGGTGGCCGCGCCGTTCAGCGTTCTCGCGCTCCACGCCGCGGCCGGCCTGCTGGGTCCCGCCCTGCTGTCGTCCGCCCTTCTGGCACTGGCCGTCGCCGCCGCACGCCGTGCCCTGGCCCCCGCCTCCTCCCCCTGCGAAGAGGCCGCCGGAACGCCCCGCCACCCCTGGGTGCTCGTGAACCGCCGGTCCGGCGGCGGCAAGGCCGAGCGGGTCCGCCTGGCGGACAAGGCACGGGCCGCAGGGTGCCGTGTGCACGTGCTCGACCCCGGCCAGGACGTCACCGCGCTGGCCCGGCAGGCCGTCGCCGACGGAGCGGACCTGCTGGGGGTGACGGGTGACGACGGCGCCCAGGCTCTGGTCGCCGATGTCGCTGCCCGCCATGACGTGCCGTTCGCAGTGATCCCGGCCGGAACCCGCAACCACTTCGCCCTTGACCTCGGCCTCGACCGCGACGATCCGGTGGCGGCGTTGGAAGCCCTGACGGGAGGTGTGGAACTACGCGTCGACCTGGGGTACGCCGCTGACCGCGTCTTCGTCAACAACACCTCGTTCGGCACGTACGCGGCCGTCGTCGACGACCCCGCCTACCGGGACGCGAAGGCCCGTACGATCCTGCAGAAGCTCCCCAGACTGCTCACCGGCGAGGCCGCGCTCGCCTTGCGGATGACAGCCGGCGGTCGACGCGTCACCGGCCTCAAGGCCGTGCTAGTCGGCAACAACTCCTACGGGCGCGCCATTGACGCAGCCCGCCCGGGGCGCAGGGAGAGGCTGGACGCGGGGCTCCTGGGAGTGGTGTGCATCCGGGTCGGCAGCACCGCCGAAGCCGCACGCCTGGCGAGCCGGCCGCGCTCCGGCGGCCTCGTCCGGCTCAGCGCCGGCGAGGTCACCATCGAGACCGACACCGCCACGACGCCGGTCGGTCTCGACGGTGAACACGTCCTTCTGCCCTGTCCTGTGGTGTGCCGCAGCGCGCCCGGAGCCCTACGGGTCCGCGTGCCACGCCACCGCCCTGTTAAGCCGAAGCCCCGCAGGACAGCGACCGACTGGCCTCGCGTGACCCGGCTGGCACTGGGACGACCGCTCCCGCGCCCGAAGCAACCGGGCCTCGACGAAGGGACAGATGCGAAAACTCCCGCGGCGGGCGCCGCACCTTCAGTAGGGCCGTCCGTACACCGAAGCAACACCGATCGTAGGGGGAGCGAGATGAGGAGCACCTCATGACTCAGCCAAGCACGGAAAAGACGCACAGGTCGCTTCTTTCCCGCCCTGCCGTCCGCCGCCTCGTACCGTTCGCCCTGATCACTGCGATCGCTCTGGTCTTCATCTTCGAGAACCGGTCGAGCGTCGAGATCCGCCTCCTCATTCCCATGGTCACGATGCCCCTGTGGGGTGCCCTCCTGATCGCCTGGGCGCTTGGCGTCCTCGCCTGCGTCTTCACCGTGCGCCGACGGTCGAGCCGGCACTCACGACGACGGGGCTGACCGTGGCTCACGCCTAGTCCTCAGGTACAGCACGCGTTCCGCACGGTTCTGCTGCCGGGCTTCTGCACCCGCCGGGGGGCGCTTGGCGTCGCCGGACCGCGATCGGCCCTCAAGGCGCTTGTGGCCCCCGCGAGCTGCCGAGCGCGTGGGCCCAGGCCAGCAGTTCGGGAGCGTCCAGTGACGGTAACCACCCGTCAGCCCGGGTGGCGCCGTCGCCCTGCGGCCGGGGACCGACGCCCAGGACCCGCAGGCTTGCCCGGCGGGCCGCTTCCACACCGGTCAGGGAGTCCTCCACCGCCAGCGCCCGGTGCGGGGGGACACCGCAGAGCCGGGCCGCCACGGCGTACACGTCGGGATGCGGCTTGGGGCGCACCCGGTCCCCGGCGTCGGGGACGACGAGGTACTGGAAGTGCCCGAGCAGCCCGGCCCGCTCCAAGCTGCCCTCGACCACCACCCTCGGGCAGTTGCTGGCCACCGCCAGCGGCAGGCGGCCGGAGAGCAGCCGTACGAGCCGGACCGCACCCGGCATCGTCACCGGCTCGTCGGTGACCAGTGCCAGGAAGTGGTCGAGTAGCGCGGCTGTCAGGTTCTCGGCCAGTTCGGGTTTGTGCACGGACCGCGCCATGAGCCGGCCGCAGTCCTCGTAGTGCAGGCCAAGGGCCTGCTCCGCGAACCCGGGCGGTGGCTGAAGGCCGTGCTCCCGGAAGGCCCGGCCGCGAGCCTCCTGCCAGTGGCGTTCGCTGTCCATCAGGGTGCCGTCGCAGTCGAAGACAACGGCTTCGGGCGACCAGTCGAGCAGATCGTGGACCGAGGTGGTCACTTGGGCCTCCCATGCTTTCGCATGTATGTGGCGTTCCCGTCTCCGCAGGAAACGGAAAGATAGTTTCCGCTACGTTATTTCCGCCCAGGCAAATCGGGCAATAGCCCTTTTCAGTGACTCGATGGGTGCCGGAAACAGACGGGTACCTGTGCGGCGACCCGCCTGGCGCAGCCGTGGAGGACGTCAACGCCACGTGTCTGCCCGGCGGTTGGCACGCACGCTTGACCGTGCAAGGCCGGGAGCGTCGTGCCCCATTACCACTCGCACGCGTTCGCATTCGAAAGAACTGCGTAATTGCCGTCCGAAAGTGCCCGTTTGGGCTCCGGGCGTACGCTGGCGCACTAAATTCGTGGCTCGATACCTGACATCAGAACAGACGAGGGCGGACGGAACGTTGCAGGAACGGGCGAAGGCAACCCGCAGATCACTGCTGGAAGCGGCAGCCCAACTGTTCGCCGAACACGGATACGCGGCCACCAGCGTCAACGACATAAGCGCGAGGTCGGGCCGGACCAGCGGCGCGGTCTACTTCCACTACACCAGCAAAGAAGGAATCGCCGTCGCCGTCGTTGAGGACCGGTTCGCCACCTGGCCCGAGCTCGCAGCACGCTATGGAGACGAGACCGTAACGCCGCTCGAACGACTCGTCGCCCTCAGCTACGACATCGCCCACGCCCTCACCCAGGACCCCGTAGCGCGCGCCGGTGCCCGTCTGTGGACCGAGCGTACCGTCATCAAAGCCCCCATCCCCGACCCGTTCGCGCTCTGGACCGCCGCCACCACGCGCCTGCTCGCGCAGGCCCGGCTGGCAGGGCACGTCAACGGGGGTATACGCCCCGCCCGCGCGGCCCGCACCCTGGTGCCCGCCTTCTTCGGCCTGTGCACCCTCACCGAGGCACTCGAGGGCACGACCGCCCTCGACGACCGCCTGACCGACTGGTGGTACCTGACCCTCAGAGGGTTCGTCGGGGACTGTGACGTTCTTGCACGAGTGGAGGCTGGCTCACTCGCCGCCGGACGCCAGCCTCTGCCCTCGGTGACGCCTTATGACTAGACACCGGGCAGGGCCCCACCAGCCGAACTCATCATCGGCCGTGGGCAAGCCCGGCAGCTTTCCTGGCCGGCGCTCAGCCTTCGATGTGGTAGCGGCTCTGGGACACGGCGGCTTGACGGATCTTGGTGGTGAATTGGGGGGTCCGGGCGATCCGGTCGACGCCGCCGGCCTTGTTGCGGTGGAGGACGCTTTGACGACCCGATCGAGAGGGAAGCCGAGGTTGCGGTAGTGGCTGGCTCGGCGCTCGTAGTAGTAGCCGCCCGCCTGGCCGAGGCACCTCCGCCGCGGGCAGCAGGTCCGCCACGTCCGGCTTCACGTACCACTTCTTCGTCGTCTTCACGTTGGTGTGCCCGCCCACCTGACGAGCAGGTGGTCCGGCACCCCTTGTTGGCCAGGTACGTGAGGCAAGACGCCCGAGCATCGTACAGACGGACCCTGCGAAGGCCGTTTGCGTCCATTATCTTGCAGGCCCGCTGTGCCGGACCGACTGTGTCTGCAGGGCATCTTGTACGTCCTGCATCAGGACATCGCCTGGCAACTTCTGCCCCTGGAGCTGGGGTTCGGCTCCGGACAGAGGTGCTGGCGGCGCCTGGACCGCTGGCAGAAGGCCGGGGTCTTCAAAGGGTTGCACCGCCTTCTGCTCGCCAACAAAGCGCCCTGAGATCACTGCACCCGCCCAGGACACCCCGACGG includes:
- a CDS encoding diacylglycerol/lipid kinase family protein yields the protein MDARGADTSRRRVRGVPPGSEGGTALARIALLALSACILVPLVTAGLRSVLWALTGIAGLALAAVGVWWALAHTGVARIIGTALSVAAPFSVLALHAAAGLLGPALLSSALLALAVAAARRALAPASSPCEEAAGTPRHPWVLVNRRSGGGKAERVRLADKARAAGCRVHVLDPGQDVTALARQAVADGADLLGVTGDDGAQALVADVAARHDVPFAVIPAGTRNHFALDLGLDRDDPVAALEALTGGVELRVDLGYAADRVFVNNTSFGTYAAVVDDPAYRDAKARTILQKLPRLLTGEAALALRMTAGGRRVTGLKAVLVGNNSYGRAIDAARPGRRERLDAGLLGVVCIRVGSTAEAARLASRPRSGGLVRLSAGEVTIETDTATTPVGLDGEHVLLPCPVVCRSAPGALRVRVPRHRPVKPKPRRTATDWPRVTRLALGRPLPRPKQPGLDEGTDAKTPAAGAAPSVGPSVHRSNTDRRGSEMRSTS
- a CDS encoding HdeD family acid-resistance protein; its protein translation is MGSAVATLVPGVLVLVWPEATPHFLAVLVGLYLLLTGVFRFVAVFAREGHERLPGLLLTVLYLLAGVLCLRNPLQTIAALSLIVGMVWLVSGVLTLYAALVTQNLPHRGLVTGMAVLAVVAGIVVLALPAESARALIRLLGLWLVLLGLAEAVAALGWRSALRGARPPKAGTPAAMT
- a CDS encoding SHOCT domain-containing protein, producing MNAQTYLAYDYPLLNMFWTMLLVFLWIMWFVLLFRVIGDIFRDDRLSGWAKTGWLVFCLLLPFLGVFVYVIARGKNMGRRETEHAGARQEEFNAYIRKTASGGRRSSVDELARLSEIRDQGAITDEEFRRAKELVLSGHGPAEHAGRAPTTSSPSAR
- a CDS encoding HAD family hydrolase, with the protein product MTTSVHDLLDWSPEAVVFDCDGTLMDSERHWQEARGRAFREHGLQPPPGFAEQALGLHYEDCGRLMARSVHKPELAENLTAALLDHFLALVTDEPVTMPGAVRLVRLLSGRLPLAVASNCPRVVVEGSLERAGLLGHFQYLVVPDAGDRVRPKPHPDVYAVAARLCGVPPHRALAVEDSLTGVEAARRASLRVLGVGPRPQGDGATRADGWLPSLDAPELLAWAHALGSSRGPQAP
- a CDS encoding DUF7144 family membrane protein; protein product: MTATHTRPTHSSRQAWATGLTVFAAVMLLLVGLLDTLRGIMAIAEDDVFVTTPDYIFQFDLTSWGWIHLVLGILAVIIGAGLLRIATWARVSGVVIAALVILANFLSMPYYPLWSVVMITMSGFIIWALSVIKPGGNLYDLSGERSPD
- a CDS encoding ScbR family autoregulator-binding transcription factor, translating into MQERAKATRRSLLEAAAQLFAEHGYAATSVNDISARSGRTSGAVYFHYTSKEGIAVAVVEDRFATWPELAARYGDETVTPLERLVALSYDIAHALTQDPVARAGARLWTERTVIKAPIPDPFALWTAATTRLLAQARLAGHVNGGIRPARAARTLVPAFFGLCTLTEALEGTTALDDRLTDWWYLTLRGFVGDCDVLARVEAGSLAAGRQPLPSVTPYD